Proteins from a single region of Thermococcus sp.:
- a CDS encoding ATPase domain-containing protein — protein sequence MTREVWQVRRVKTGIPGFDDLVEGGFPEGTTVLVTGPTGSGKTTFAVQFVYKGVELYNEPGVIVTLEERAQDLRREMRTFGWDIERYEKEGKIAIVDGVSAVVGLPSEEQYVLEGNLNAEDFLRYVYRVVKAINAKRLVIDSIPSIAFRLKKEEEIREMLLQLNTILLEMGVTSILTTEAPDPSRGKISRYGVEEYISRGVILLDFIEREVELKRYLLIRKMRETRHSMKKYPFEITEEGIVVYPSGEIY from the coding sequence ATGACCAGAGAGGTGTGGCAAGTTCGCAGGGTCAAGACCGGGATTCCCGGTTTTGACGACCTCGTTGAGGGAGGATTCCCAGAGGGAACTACGGTTCTCGTAACCGGTCCTACCGGAAGCGGTAAGACGACATTCGCAGTTCAGTTCGTTTACAAGGGAGTGGAGTTATACAATGAGCCCGGAGTGATAGTCACCCTTGAGGAGAGGGCACAGGATTTGAGAAGGGAAATGAGGACTTTTGGTTGGGACATAGAGCGGTATGAGAAGGAGGGGAAGATAGCCATAGTTGACGGTGTTAGTGCGGTCGTTGGACTTCCCTCCGAGGAGCAGTACGTTCTCGAGGGCAACCTCAACGCTGAGGACTTCCTTAGGTACGTTTACCGCGTCGTTAAGGCAATCAACGCTAAAAGGCTCGTTATAGACTCGATTCCTTCCATAGCCTTCCGCCTCAAGAAGGAGGAAGAAATCAGGGAGATGCTCCTTCAGCTCAACACTATCCTTCTTGAGATGGGCGTTACTTCAATCCTTACCACAGAAGCTCCTGACCCTAGCAGGGGCAAAATCAGTAGGTATGGTGTTGAGGAGTACATTTCCAGAGGCGTTATCCTCTTGGACTTCATAGAGAGGGAAGTCGAGCTCAAGCGCTACCTCCTAATCAGGAAGATGCGCGAAACAAGGCACTCGATGAAGAAGTATCCCTTCGAGATAACCGAGGAGGGCATAGTCGTCTACCCGAGCGGAGAAATTTATTAG